Proteins encoded together in one Altererythrobacter epoxidivorans window:
- a CDS encoding glycosyltransferase, translated as MTVVNPLGVPPIALGRYRKLAKIPPVAEERGLTVHRPRFSLIPRFGNRLNARAIVRATLPLIREIHAREPIHLIDAQFFFPDGPAAAWIAEEMGIPLSIKARGSDITFWGGKDFAREQMLAAAERATGLLAVSEDLKRQMIELGMPASKIAVHYTGLDRDKFRPLDHAGLRQRLARELGFDMPENAPLFASVGALIERKGQDLVIGTLTAIPDARLILVGKGEDEDHLKALARDLNVTERVHFAGVVDHDLLPLILSAADIMILPTRSEGLANAWVESLACGTPVITTDVGGASELIKDETAGLLVKRDIDVIVAAARRLLADKPAPQAVAASVEHLSWKNNAAELAAHYERLVG; from the coding sequence GTGACCGTGGTCAACCCGCTCGGCGTCCCGCCGATTGCACTGGGGCGCTATCGCAAGCTCGCAAAGATACCGCCGGTGGCTGAAGAACGCGGCCTGACAGTCCACCGGCCGCGCTTCAGCCTGATACCGCGCTTCGGAAATCGGTTGAACGCGCGCGCCATAGTCCGCGCAACGCTACCCCTGATCCGCGAAATCCATGCGCGCGAACCGATCCACCTGATCGATGCGCAATTCTTCTTCCCCGATGGCCCTGCCGCTGCATGGATCGCCGAAGAGATGGGTATCCCGCTGTCGATCAAGGCACGCGGATCGGACATTACCTTTTGGGGCGGCAAGGATTTCGCTCGTGAGCAGATGCTCGCCGCAGCGGAGCGCGCGACGGGGTTGCTGGCGGTGTCGGAAGACCTCAAGCGCCAGATGATCGAACTGGGAATGCCCGCGAGCAAGATCGCGGTCCATTACACCGGCCTCGACCGCGACAAGTTTCGACCTCTGGACCATGCAGGGCTAAGACAGCGACTGGCCCGCGAACTCGGCTTCGACATGCCGGAAAATGCGCCGCTCTTCGCGAGCGTCGGCGCATTGATCGAACGCAAGGGGCAGGACCTCGTGATCGGGACGCTGACGGCAATCCCCGATGCCCGCCTGATATTGGTCGGAAAGGGTGAGGACGAAGATCACCTGAAAGCGCTCGCAAGGGACCTCAATGTGACAGAGCGGGTACATTTCGCAGGCGTGGTCGATCACGACCTTCTGCCGCTGATCCTGTCCGCGGCCGATATCATGATCCTGCCGACGCGAAGCGAAGGACTTGCCAATGCATGGGTGGAATCGCTTGCCTGCGGTACGCCTGTGATCACCACCGATGTCGGCGGCGCGAGCGAGCTGATCAAGGACGAGACAGCCGGCCTGTTGGTAAAGCGCGACATCGACGTTATCGTTGCAGCAGCGAGGCGCTTGCTAGCCGACAAGCCAGCTCCACAGGCGGTGGCCGCCAGCGTCGAGCACCTCAGTTGGAAGAACAACGCAGCCGAACTTGCCGCCCATTACGAGCGGCTCGTCGGCTAG
- a CDS encoding helix-turn-helix domain-containing protein has product MINRIRDIRKGKGMTLAELAEACVPPTTAQTIGRLETGMRNLSLKWMERIAAALGVDPETLVRSEGGEHPMVVAALKRSGPEALAKPREALSPTDLGGEGALTVLVVEDSVGEFRPGDMIWLRQVPPEEAPRAINRDVLVPRPGGRFYFGRLIDRQGDFVGILPPGSGQKQQVVEGPPWIAIAEMLVRRL; this is encoded by the coding sequence GTGATCAACCGCATCCGCGACATTCGCAAGGGCAAGGGAATGACCCTCGCCGAACTCGCCGAAGCCTGCGTCCCGCCGACGACCGCGCAAACGATCGGCAGGCTCGAGACAGGGATGCGCAATCTGTCACTCAAGTGGATGGAGCGGATTGCCGCTGCTCTTGGCGTCGATCCCGAAACGCTGGTCCGGTCGGAAGGCGGCGAACATCCGATGGTCGTTGCCGCGCTCAAGAGGAGCGGGCCAGAAGCTCTGGCCAAACCGAGGGAAGCGCTCTCGCCTACCGACCTTGGCGGGGAAGGCGCACTGACCGTGTTGGTCGTCGAAGACAGCGTTGGCGAATTTCGCCCCGGGGACATGATCTGGCTACGCCAGGTCCCCCCGGAAGAAGCACCGCGAGCGATCAACCGCGACGTCCTCGTCCCCCGTCCGGGCGGTCGTTTCTATTTCGGCAGGCTGATCGACCGGCAGGGCGATTTTGTCGGCATCCTGCCACCGGGCAGCGGCCAGAAACAGCAGGTCGTCGAAGGACCGCCATGGATTGCGATTGCGGAAATGCTGGTGCGCCGGCTTTGA
- a CDS encoding DUF6456 domain-containing protein: MQRQLVERELTEEGPRSGGNAKGKRRTVTVNLSESPLGWLHSRGHLDDRLFQAGERLRADYERANLGPSVTMRWDPVRARTTGDAELSAMERQVAAKARFDGALAEAGRGLQDVLWRVVCSCEALPDAERSLGWPARSGKLVLKLALDRVADFYRIN; encoded by the coding sequence ATGCAGCGCCAGCTTGTCGAACGCGAACTGACCGAAGAAGGCCCGCGCAGCGGGGGCAATGCCAAGGGGAAGCGGCGCACCGTCACGGTGAACCTCTCGGAATCTCCACTCGGCTGGCTCCATTCGCGAGGGCATCTGGATGATCGCCTGTTCCAGGCAGGAGAACGACTGCGAGCGGACTATGAGAGGGCGAATCTTGGGCCGAGCGTGACCATGCGCTGGGACCCGGTCAGGGCCCGGACGACCGGCGATGCAGAGCTGTCGGCGATGGAGCGGCAAGTCGCGGCAAAGGCCCGCTTCGATGGCGCGCTCGCGGAGGCGGGCCGGGGGCTGCAGGACGTGCTCTGGCGCGTCGTCTGCTCCTGCGAGGCTTTGCCCGATGCGGAAAGATCGCTCGGCTGGCCGGCGCGGTCGGGGAAGCTGGTGCTGAAGCTGGCGCTCGACCGGGTGGCCGATTTCTATCGTATCAACTGA
- a CDS encoding uracil-DNA glycosylase family protein, with product MSEPGIETLRREVSACRTCEAHLPHGCRPVVQISSTARILIIGQAPGSKVHASGTPWDDRSGDRLCDWTGLTRDQLHDPAMVAIVPMGFCYPGKASGGDKPPRKECAPQWHERVLQALPEARLTLLVGTYAQAYYLPETKHLSLADRVANWHTFLPKFPLPHPSWRSTIFMRDNPWFEAEVLPELRGRIAQLIR from the coding sequence ACCTGCGAGGCGCACCTGCCGCATGGCTGCCGTCCGGTGGTGCAGATTTCATCGACCGCGCGAATTCTGATCATCGGTCAGGCACCCGGATCGAAGGTCCACGCCAGTGGCACGCCGTGGGACGACAGGAGCGGCGACAGGCTCTGCGACTGGACCGGTCTGACCCGCGACCAGCTTCATGATCCAGCGATGGTCGCAATCGTACCGATGGGCTTTTGTTATCCGGGCAAGGCTTCGGGCGGCGACAAACCGCCGCGCAAGGAATGCGCACCGCAATGGCACGAGCGCGTACTGCAGGCGCTACCGGAGGCACGGCTGACATTGCTCGTAGGCACCTATGCCCAGGCATACTACCTGCCCGAAACGAAACACCTCAGCCTGGCCGACAGGGTCGCGAACTGGCACACTTTCCTGCCGAAGTTCCCCTTGCCTCACCCGTCATGGCGCTCGACCATTTTCATGCGCGACAATCCATGGTTTGAGGCCGAGGTGTTGCCGGAGCTTCGAGGCCGGATCGCTCAGTTGATACGATAG